CGCAAATTTGTTTTCTAAATAGGAGGACCTGCCTGCCCTATAACTCTTCCTCCAAATGTGATGATACTATAAAGATTCAAAATTGCTATCCGGAGTTCATCCTGATTACAATAATAATGATCAATTGTACCGTATTCTGTATACTCTGAAATATTAAATCCTTCTTCAATATCATTATAATAGATAACTCTTCTTCCCATTAATCCTACTACCCAAAAGCCGCCGCCTTCCTGCCCGTAATCTTCTTCATACCATTTCTCAGGATCTATTTTGATTAAATCCCAGAAGTTTAAAAGATTACCATTTAACTCTTTTTCTGTTGAGAAAATAATTTCTAAGATTTCTTCAATAGGTATTGGTGTCCAGATCATGATTACATCGTTTTACTTGTTTGAAAATCTATGAAAAAGCGAGTTCACTTTTTTGCAAACCCGCCTTTTTAGCTTTTTATTTTCTTCGTTTATTAGCCTAACAATGTGAAGCTATAATTTTATCTACAATAAACTGGGCCAGTTTTTCTTTACTCTGATGGGTCCATCCGGCAATATGCGGTGTAACAATTGCTTTTTCAGATTCAAGAAGGTATTTTAAATCTTCATTTTCTGTTTCAATATGCTCAAAAGAAGACTTTTCATACTCCAATACATCCAGACAGGCACCTTTTACCTTTCCTGACTTCAATGCTTCTACTAAACTTTTAGTTTTTACATTTTTCCCTCTTGCCGTATTAACAAAATAGAAGTTGTTTTTCATCTTTGCGATGAAATTTTCGTCAATAAGATAATGCGTTTCCGAAGTCAAAGGAATATGTAAGCTTAAAACCTCTGCAGACTGTTTCAATTCTTCCAGTGAAACCTGCGTTGCATATTCATCCGAAAGATCAGGGAGTATATCATGGAAAATCACCTTACATCCGAATCCTGAAAGCCTTTTAGCAGTAGCCTTCCCCATATTTCCATATCCGATAAGCCCCACAGTTTTTCCCAGCAATTCATCTCCTCTGTTTTCTTCACGTTTCCAGATCCCGTTTTTTACTTCCTGAGAAGCAATAAAAAGTCTGTTCATAATCACAAGCAGCATTCCTACCACATGCTCTGCTACAGAGTCTCTGTTTCCTTCCGGAGAATTGATCAGCTGGATTCCCAGCTTTTCAGCAACAGGAATATCTATATTTTCCATTCCAGCTCCTACTCTTGCAATAAATTTCAGATTCTTACCTTTTTCCAGAAAGCTTTTGTCTAACGGAATACGACTTCTGATAATAATCCCGTCGTAATTTCCAATTTTATCACAAACCTCATCATAAGACGATGTAAAATCCTCTTCCAATATAAAATTCTGAGCCAAAAGCTGTTCAGTGATAAGAGGATGATTTTTATCTAAAAGAAGTATTTTCATAGTTTAAACACAAATGACACTAATTTATTTCACAAATAGCACAAATTACAAAGCACCGTTAATCACTCTCTTAACTCCATTTTTAAACTGAAGTGTATTGAAATTGATTAACATACCAAGCTTACAATTACTTAAACGAAGGTAAGTGAGTATCTGTGCCAGATGAATATCATGCAATGATTCTACAGATTTTATTTCCAGTACAAATTTTCTCTCAATCAAAAAGTCAAGTCTATAGCCAACATCCATTTTAATTTCATCATAAACTAATGGCATCGGTTTTTGTCTCTCTACAAGAATATCATGTTTATTTAATTCATAAAACAGGCATTCTTCATAAGCACTTTCCAAAAGTCCTGGTCCCAGAGACTTATGAACTATATACCCTGCTTCATAAACAATTTTTGATATATCATTTTCTGAAATATCCATTTTGATTATTTTTTTTCATCTGGCTGAGCACAAACCATTTGTGAAAATTTGTGCCAACCATTTGTGTTTTTTGTGTTTTATTTCTTGTCTTTCTTAGGCTCCTGTGGTTCCTGGAATAACTTTTTAAGTTCTACAGATTCCAGAGGTTTCATTCTTCCGGAAAGAATTAATGAAAGTTCTTTTCTACGGAATGCTGCAGCAAATCTTTCTTTCTCTTCTTCTGTTTCAGGAATCATTTCCGGAATAGGAATCGGACGGTTGAATTCATCTACAGCAACAAAGGTATAAATACCGGCATTGGTGTGAATTTTCTTCTGATTGATAGGGTCATCCAACCATACATCCACATATACTTCCATAGAAGTAGAGAATGCTCTGGAAACTTTAGATTCCAATACCACTACTCCGCCTTCCGGAATCGGATGATTGAAAGATACGTGGTTTACAGAAGCTGTTACTACTCTTCTTTCGCAGTGTCTTGCTGCAGAAATAGACGCACAACGGTCCATTTTCGCTAAAAGTTCACCTCCAAAAAGATTTCTTAAAGAATTGGTTTCGTTCGGAAGAACGATATTGGTCATAATGGTCAGAGATTCTGACGCTTTTTTTATTTTTGCCATCTAGTCTTAGTGTTGTTTGGAACGGCCGGAGCTTGTTTTACTCCTTTTCCGACAGGTTTTAATGAATCTTTTTTCAAAGAATCTGAAACGGATGTTTCCGGGGTGTGTACCATCACCTTAATTGTATCTTTTACAATTCTGTGGGTAGAGGTCTGTACAGAAACCTTATTGAAAGACTTCTTACCAAAAAGAAGTTCCTGCTGGGTAAATGCAAGGTATAAAATCCCCAAAACCGGAATAATCAAAAGAAAGGCCCAGAGAATAGTCTTTCTGAATTTAAAATCTTTTTCGCGATTAACTGAAGGGTTAACCTTTTCTCCATTATTGATATCTGAAAATCTGATCTCTTCCAGTCCATAAAAGTCCGGACGTCCTGATTCTATTCTTTTGCCTTTGAAGTGGGTATGTCCTTCTTCAATGAAGACTGTTCCAAGGTTTTGAATTTCAAGAACCTGTTCGGCCTGAAGTTTCTTCTTCCAAAAATCTGTCTGGATCTTCAGATCACTTCTTGAAGCTTCTAAGGACATCTGCTTCTGTCCTGCAATAAAAGCAGTAAGATCTTCAGCCTGCACCTCGTAGTCTATTGTAAATTCAATCTGACTGGCTGGAGGTAAGATGCTCCCGTTTTCGGAATTGATAATTGCCTTAGAATTTTTCAGTGAAAACACCCCAAAGCCTGGAACCGTGGCAGTTCCAAATTGTTTTAAGTATTCTAAAATGTATGCTGAAATATTCATTTGGCAGCAAATTTATAACTTTTTCATGACTTTTTAAGATATTTAACCTATATAAAAAAAGACTGCCAAAACAGTCTTTTGCTTATTCTGTATCAAAACAGGAATACGGGTATTTAAACTTCTTTTTTTAAGCTTAACAATTATAATGAAATGAGTAAAAGGGCAGAATTACAAATTCACTTATTTGCTTCCCTAACCTTCTCATTATTGAATCTTCCAGCTCACTCCAAACATAAAGTTGGTTCCTGCCTGTGAAAAATAATACGGCTGTCCTTCATAAACAGATCCGTTGTTGACATATTTTTTGTTGAACAGGTTATTCACCAATAGTTTTAATGCAACTTCATTATTAGCAATTTTAAACTGATACTGAGCATTGAAATCTGTCAGGAAATAATCTTTAAGCTGCAGGTTCGCATCTTCCGTATTGTCCAGGTATTGTTTTCCTACATATTGATTCATTAAAGCAAACTGAAAGTTCTTTGTAGGATTAAATTTCAGTCCTAAATTGGCAATCACGTTCGGGGAGAATGAAATCTGTGTATTTCCAAGGCTTTTGGGAACATCTCCATTCTGAATATTGAAATCCTGGTTTCTGCTCTGGCTTAAGGTTACATTTCCTGAAACTTCCCATTGTTTGGATAATTTTGCCAAAGCACCAAGTTCCACTCCTCTTCTGTAGCTCTTCCCGGAATTGGTTCTGATGAATGCTCCTACATTATTAAGTTCTCCATTCAAAACCAATTGGTTCACATAATACATATAATAAACATTGGCAGTAAATGATACGATCCCGAACTGTTTTTCAAAACCAGCTTCAATATCGTGAAGTTTTTCAGCTTTCACATCGTTATTTGCCATCAGATCATCTCTGTTCGGTTCACGGTGGGCATGAGCATATGACAGGAATACTTTACCACCTTCAATTCTGTAATTTACTCCGGCTTTTGGATTAAAAAATAGCCAGTTTTTGCTTAAATCTGCACCTTCGCCATCACCAGCCATCAGGATTTTGGTATTGTAATTTATTTTTCTGAGCTGTAAATCACCAAAAAACTCAAAGTTATCTACCCTGAACAAAGCTTTTGCAAAGCCCGATACTTCATTCTTTATCGAGCGGCTTCTGTAGTACTCACTTTCATCAATCTGAGGAAAAAATACACCAGTAACATTTCCGTAGTGTCTGCCGTAATATTGGTTGGCTACTACCCCAACGTTCAAATCTAAGTTTTCAAACTTCCCATAAAGCGTTGAAACCATTCCATAGAAATCATTATTCAGCCATTTTTTTCTGATGAAATCTGAAGATTTTATAATTTGTCCACCTTCTGTTATATCCGGCAGATTATATCTTGAAAAAGGATCTCCCTGCTTATAGTTTTCATAATATCCTTTTCCTTTGGTATAGTGAAAAGTAGTTTCAAGATTCCATCGGTCACTGAATTTCTGCTCCCAAAGCAGCTGATAGTGGTTCTGTCTGTAATTGTCTGTTTCGTTGTTATAGAAACTTACGATATTCTCCCAATTGGCATCATAAATTGCTCCTGAAACATTAAACTTAGGATCCGTTTCCCACGTTTTACGATCAATACCGTTCCATGCCTGATACGTTTTCTCTTTTCCACCAAAAGCCATTAAGCGTAACTTGGTATTCCCTTCTTCAAATAAGGCCGTAAAATTATAGGAATGTAAGTTTGATGAAGCCCTGTCAATATATCCGTCAGAGTGAATATGAGTATATCTTCCCATTACGGAAAGACGGTTTTTCCAGAACTTACCGGAACCTATCTCAGCAGAATATTTATAGGTATTAAATGAGCCATAGCTGTCATCTGTTTTAAAATAAAATTTGTCTTCAGGATCTTTAGAAATCACATTGATACTTGCTCCGAAGGCTGAAACACCATTATTGGAAGTTCCCACCCCTCTTTGAATGACAATCTGTGAAGCAGAACTTGTTAAATCCGGAACATTGACAAAAAATGTTCCCTGGCTTTCAGAATCATTGTATGGAACCCCATTCATCATTACATTAATCCCGCTTCCTGAAACTCCACGGATTCTAAAGCCGGTGTATCCTACCCCATTTCCCGCATCTGAAGTAGAAATAATAGAGGTTTGATTTTTTAAAAGAATAGGAAGATCCTGTCCTAAATTTTTCCCGTCTAAATCTTTCTGTACATTGATGATTTCCTTCGCTACCGGAAGTCTTTTGGTAAAATTGACCGCTTCAATTTCTCTGATTTTCAGAGAATCTTTATTTTGGGCCTGCATAAAAGCCACAGAGGCTACACTAAGCCCTAAAAAAAATAATCCTTTCATTCTATAAATCTTTGACATTTAATGAATAAAAGGGGATCGATAAGATATTATACAATTCAGCGCCTGATGAAGACGCATCCCTAAACAGCATTACCTGTTCCAGGTTCATTGGGTATAATCTCAGCCTGTTAAAGCACCCCTTTATTTCAGCCGCAAAATTACAAAAAATATATGAATTGAGATTCGGGGTGCGAGGTGCGGGGTTTTGAGTTATGGGATAGAAAAAAGTAGAATGGAAAATAGGAGTTATCGGATGAATCATTCATCATTCATAATTTATAATTCTTTAGTAGGTTTTATTATCCGCATCAACATAATAGTAACTTTTTCCATCTTTGGAGACTTCAAACATCTTCCCCAGCTTCCAGCTGAAGTTTCTTTTAATATTAGCGTACTCAAAGGGAATAATAATCTTATTGTTAACATCAATAACTCCAAATTTATCATTATTGGAAGCAACAATCATTGGATTGGCTACATCATCTCCTTCCATAATGTACAAATACTGATATTGAGGATAAATCTGGAACTGCCTGTAATCTGCGGCATTGACAAATTTTGATTTTTCTATGATTCCGTAAAAGCCGTTCATAGTATAAGCCTGAAACAGCTGCTGCTTGTACTCTTCAAATTTACATTTTCCAAAATCTGCATCTTTGAATTGGTATACCCTCTTCCCAGACTGGTCTATCCTGTAAGAAATCATATCTTTTTCTACTGTAGCATAGTTTTTTGTTCCAAATTTCCTGACTTTTTCATTAGGCGAATTCAAAAGATTACAGTCTTCATAAAAAAATACGGCAATATGATATTCCGGCTGAATTATAAATTTTCCATTCTGGTTGACATACCCGAAATGATCTCCTTTCTTCTTAGGAATCAAAACCGGAAGATCTTTATTGATTACTACTAAATCAGGATTAGGCTTATTGGCTGCAGGCCCTTTATTAACTGTAGTTTTCACACCTTTCTTCGTCGTTATTTTCTTCACAGATTTAGTCTGTGAAAAAACAAAAACCGAAGTAAAAATACATAAAACGTTAAGGATATTTTTCATATTCGCCATATGTCTACAAAAATATGACCAAAAATAGATATTATAAAATTCATATTTATAAAGAATCTAAATAATTTCGTTTCTATAAAATATTAAAAATTCGTAATTTTGGGAACATTTTGAATTGTTTGATAATTTTAAAAAACTTTTAAAAAAGTGTAGATTATGCTGACTTTATTCGGTTAATGTTGCATCAAAATGCGAGAACTCAAAATGTCATTAACTGTATTTGTACAGACCGGTAAAGAAGAAGCAGGCCTACCTTTAATGTTGAAAGACCTTCTATTATGAATATTTATAAGGATTACATCAAAGAGATTGAAGAAAGAAAAACCCAGGGGCTTCATCCAAAGCCAATTGACAGTGCTGAATTACTAAGCGAAATCATTACACAGATTAAAGATTCAGGTAATGCAGACCGATCGGATTCTCTTAAATTTTTCATTTATAACACGCTACCCGGAACTACAAGTGCAGCGGGAGTGAAAGCAAAATTTTTAAAAGAAATTATTCTGGGTGAATCCATAGTAGAAGAAATTTCTCAGGCATATGCTTTTGAACTATTATCTCACATGAAAGGTGGACCTTCTATTGAAGTATTGCTTGATCTTGCTTTAGGTAATGACACTGCTATTGCTAAAGAAGCTGCTGCTGTTCTTAAAACACAGGTTTTTCTTTATGAGGCGGATACTAACCGTCTGAAAGAAGCTTTCAACAGCGGTAACGAAATTGCACAAGAAATCATCGAAAGCTATGCAAAAGCTGAATTCTTTACGAAGCTGCCGGAAGTTGCTGAAGAAATTAAAGTAGTAACATTCATTGCTGGTGAAGGAGATATCTCTACAGATTTACTTTCTCCGGGTAATCAGGCACACTCAAGATCAGACCGTGAACTTCATGGTAAATGTATGATCACTCCTCAGGCTCAGGAAGAAATTAAAGCTTTGCAGGCACAACATCCTGATGCAAGCGTTATGCTTATCGCTGAAAAAGGGACAATGGGTGTAGGTTCATCAAGAATGTCAGGAGTAAATAACGTTGCTCTTTGGACAGGAAAACAAGCCAGCCCATATGTACCATTCGTAAACATCGCTCCAATTGTAGGGGGAACAAACGGTATTTCTCCTATCTTCCTTACAACAGTTGACGTTACCGGAGGTATTGGTGTTGACCTTAAAAACTGGGTAAAGAAAGTTGACGAAAACGGTAACCCAATTCGTAACGCAAATGGAGACATCGTTCTTGAAGAGGCATATTCAGTAGCAACAGGAACTGTTCTAACAATCAATACAAAAGAAAAGAAATTATATAACGGCGATAAAGAACTTATCGACCTTACCAAATCTTTCACTCCGCAAAAGATGGAATTCATCAAAGCGGGCGGATCTTACGCTATCGTATTTGGTAAAAAACTACAGACATTTGCAGCTCAGCTTTTAGGAGTTGAAGCACCTGCTGTTTTTGCTCCGTCAAAAGAAATCTCTCACGAAGGACAAGGACTTACTGCTGTAGAAAAGATTTTCAACAGAAATGCTGTTGGAACTACTCCTGGAAAAGTATTACACGCTGGTTCAGACGTTCGTGTACAGGTAAATATTGTTGGATCTCAGGATACGACAGGTCTTATGACTTCTCAGGAACTTGAATCCATGGCAGCAACGGTGATTTCTCCAATTGTTGATGGTGCTTACCAGTCAGGATGTCATACCGCTTCAGTTTGGGACAAAAAAGCTCAGGCTAACATTCCGAAGCTAATGAAATTCATGAACGAGTTCGGTCTTATTACAGCCCGTGACCCGAAAGGTGAATACCACGCAATGACTGACGTTATCCACAAGGTTCTTAACGACATCACTGTAGATGAGTGGGCAATCATCATTGGAGGTGACTCTCACACAAGAATGTCTAAAGGAGTAGCTTTCGGAGCTGACTCAGGAACTGTTGCTCTTGCATTAGCTACAGGTGAAGCATCAATGCCAATCCCGGAATCTGTAAAAGTAACATTCAAAGGAAACATGAAAGAACACATGGATTTCCGTGATGTGGTTCATGCAACTCAGGCTCAGATGCTGAAGCAGTTTGGAGGAGAAAACGTATTCCAGGGTAGAATCATTGAGGTTCACATCGGAACACTTCCTGCTGACCAGGCCTTTACCTTTACAGACTGGACTGCTGAAATGAAAGCAAAAGCTTCTATCAACATTTCTGAAGACAATACCTTGATTGAATCACTGGAAATTGCAAAAGGCAGAATCCAGATCATGATTGACAAGGGTATGGATAACCATAATAAAGTTCTTCAGGGCCTAATTGACAAAGCAAACAAGAGAATTGCAGAGATCAGATCAGGAGAAAAGCCTGCTTTAACTCCGGATTCAAACGCTAAATATTACGCTGAAGTAGTAGTAGATCTTGACGTAATTGTTGAACCAATGATTGCTGACCCGGATGTAAAC
This DNA window, taken from Chryseobacterium viscerum, encodes the following:
- a CDS encoding 2-hydroxyacid dehydrogenase, with protein sequence MKILLLDKNHPLITEQLLAQNFILEEDFTSSYDEVCDKIGNYDGIIIRSRIPLDKSFLEKGKNLKFIARVGAGMENIDIPVAEKLGIQLINSPEGNRDSVAEHVVGMLLVIMNRLFIASQEVKNGIWKREENRGDELLGKTVGLIGYGNMGKATAKRLSGFGCKVIFHDILPDLSDEYATQVSLEELKQSAEVLSLHIPLTSETHYLIDENFIAKMKNNFYFVNTARGKNVKTKSLVEALKSGKVKGACLDVLEYEKSSFEHIETENEDLKYLLESEKAIVTPHIAGWTHQSKEKLAQFIVDKIIASHC
- a CDS encoding GxxExxY protein; this encodes MDISENDISKIVYEAGYIVHKSLGPGLLESAYEECLFYELNKHDILVERQKPMPLVYDEIKMDVGYRLDFLIERKFVLEIKSVESLHDIHLAQILTYLRLSNCKLGMLINFNTLQFKNGVKRVINGAL
- a CDS encoding acyl-CoA thioesterase encodes the protein MAKIKKASESLTIMTNIVLPNETNSLRNLFGGELLAKMDRCASISAARHCERRVVTASVNHVSFNHPIPEGGVVVLESKVSRAFSTSMEVYVDVWLDDPINQKKIHTNAGIYTFVAVDEFNRPIPIPEMIPETEEEKERFAAAFRRKELSLILSGRMKPLESVELKKLFQEPQEPKKDKK
- a CDS encoding TonB-dependent receptor, producing the protein MKGLFFLGLSVASVAFMQAQNKDSLKIREIEAVNFTKRLPVAKEIINVQKDLDGKNLGQDLPILLKNQTSIISTSDAGNGVGYTGFRIRGVSGSGINVMMNGVPYNDSESQGTFFVNVPDLTSSASQIVIQRGVGTSNNGVSAFGASINVISKDPEDKFYFKTDDSYGSFNTYKYSAEIGSGKFWKNRLSVMGRYTHIHSDGYIDRASSNLHSYNFTALFEEGNTKLRLMAFGGKEKTYQAWNGIDRKTWETDPKFNVSGAIYDANWENIVSFYNNETDNYRQNHYQLLWEQKFSDRWNLETTFHYTKGKGYYENYKQGDPFSRYNLPDITEGGQIIKSSDFIRKKWLNNDFYGMVSTLYGKFENLDLNVGVVANQYYGRHYGNVTGVFFPQIDESEYYRSRSIKNEVSGFAKALFRVDNFEFFGDLQLRKINYNTKILMAGDGEGADLSKNWLFFNPKAGVNYRIEGGKVFLSYAHAHREPNRDDLMANNDVKAEKLHDIEAGFEKQFGIVSFTANVYYMYYVNQLVLNGELNNVGAFIRTNSGKSYRRGVELGALAKLSKQWEVSGNVTLSQSRNQDFNIQNGDVPKSLGNTQISFSPNVIANLGLKFNPTKNFQFALMNQYVGKQYLDNTEDANLQLKDYFLTDFNAQYQFKIANNEVALKLLVNNLFNKKYVNNGSVYEGQPYYFSQAGTNFMFGVSWKIQ
- a CDS encoding WG repeat-containing protein, with amino-acid sequence MKNILNVLCIFTSVFVFSQTKSVKKITTKKGVKTTVNKGPAANKPNPDLVVINKDLPVLIPKKKGDHFGYVNQNGKFIIQPEYHIAVFFYEDCNLLNSPNEKVRKFGTKNYATVEKDMISYRIDQSGKRVYQFKDADFGKCKFEEYKQQLFQAYTMNGFYGIIEKSKFVNAADYRQFQIYPQYQYLYIMEGDDVANPMIVASNNDKFGVIDVNNKIIIPFEYANIKRNFSWKLGKMFEVSKDGKSYYYVDADNKTY
- a CDS encoding bifunctional aconitate hydratase 2/2-methylisocitrate dehydratase encodes the protein MNIYKDYIKEIEERKTQGLHPKPIDSAELLSEIITQIKDSGNADRSDSLKFFIYNTLPGTTSAAGVKAKFLKEIILGESIVEEISQAYAFELLSHMKGGPSIEVLLDLALGNDTAIAKEAAAVLKTQVFLYEADTNRLKEAFNSGNEIAQEIIESYAKAEFFTKLPEVAEEIKVVTFIAGEGDISTDLLSPGNQAHSRSDRELHGKCMITPQAQEEIKALQAQHPDASVMLIAEKGTMGVGSSRMSGVNNVALWTGKQASPYVPFVNIAPIVGGTNGISPIFLTTVDVTGGIGVDLKNWVKKVDENGNPIRNANGDIVLEEAYSVATGTVLTINTKEKKLYNGDKELIDLTKSFTPQKMEFIKAGGSYAIVFGKKLQTFAAQLLGVEAPAVFAPSKEISHEGQGLTAVEKIFNRNAVGTTPGKVLHAGSDVRVQVNIVGSQDTTGLMTSQELESMAATVISPIVDGAYQSGCHTASVWDKKAQANIPKLMKFMNEFGLITARDPKGEYHAMTDVIHKVLNDITVDEWAIIIGGDSHTRMSKGVAFGADSGTVALALATGEASMPIPESVKVTFKGNMKEHMDFRDVVHATQAQMLKQFGGENVFQGRIIEVHIGTLPADQAFTFTDWTAEMKAKASINISEDNTLIESLEIAKGRIQIMIDKGMDNHNKVLQGLIDKANKRIAEIRSGEKPALTPDSNAKYYAEVVVDLDVIVEPMIADPDVNNDDVSKRYTHDTIRDLSYYGGEKKVDLGFVGSCMVHKGDLKIVSQMLRNIEKQQGKVEFSAPLVVAAPTYNIIDELKAEGDWELLEKYSAFEFDDNAPKGEARVEYKNVMYLERPGCNLCMGNQEKAAKGDTVLATSTRLFQGRVVEDSERKKGESLLASTPVVVLSAIIGRIPSIDEYKAAVEGIDLTTFVPSIKELTSTSAH